In the Zingiber officinale cultivar Zhangliang chromosome 5A, Zo_v1.1, whole genome shotgun sequence genome, GATATATCTAAACAGGAGCAAATAATCATTATCTTGAGGTTTGTAACGATCTTGGGATTTTGACAGAAAGATTTTTTACCATCAAAAGTGTTAGTGACACTACCTCATTGAATCTAaaaaaagaaatatcaaatgtcCTTGTTCATCAATACCTACAAATTCAGAAAATTAGAGGCCAAGGATACGATGGTGCTAGCAATATGCGTGGCGCATGGAATGGACTCCAAACATTATTTCTCACAGATTGTCCTTATGCATACTATATCCATTGTTTTGTTCATCGACTACAACTAACATTAGTTTCTGCAGCTAAGAATGTCAGTGTTATTTGGGATTTGGACAATATTGTTAATATTGTTACTTCTTCTACTAAGTGCATTGCTAAGTTACATATTGCACAaagaaatgaaatcaaatataTGTTGATAATTGGAGAACGTGATTCTGAAAGTAGGCCAATCAGATTGATAATTTGCAGCGGGGAGGAGCTACTCGTTGGAGTTCTCACGATGACTCAGTAAAAAGCTTGATAGATATGTACGCTACAACTTACAAAGTTTTTGAAGTTCTTAGTAACTACTCTCCAAATGGAAGAGCTAAAGCTGAAGTTCAAGGAATTTATAGAAACATGACAAACTTTGAATTTGTGTTCATTTTGCACTTGATGCATAAAATTATGAGAATAATAGATACTCTTTGTCAAATTCTTCAAAGAAAATCTCAAGACATTTTGATTGTTGttaggattcaatcaaagtcccacattgaaaagatttggtaaagattatgagtttaaaatgatgtaagatatttccattggcatgaggtcttttgaggagagctcaagagcaaagtcatgagggtctagacccaaagtggacaatattataccattgtggaaatatgtgggcatcctttgggcacaacaaatggtatcaaagcCATGATCCAGACCAAATGTCATGTGGGGTGACCTTAAACGAAGTTGAGAGTAGGCCTGGAACTGGTCatgagtgaccggatgctcgtgGGGAAGCCCTTGACTGGATGCTTGTCAGGGGCTCGGAGCGAgtcagagtgaccggatacttgcagggGGCGAGTAGGTGAGGGTGACCAAATGCACACGGGGAGGCCCAaagtaggtcaggatgaccggatacttgtgaggaggcgagtaggtcagggtgaccggatgctcgtagGGAGGCTTGGAGTAGATCAAGAGTGACCAGGTGCGAATGCTCGTGGGGAGACTCAGAGCATGTCAGAGTGATTGGATGCTCACGGAGAGACCAGGATTATGAGAATAATTatagtccttcgtttgaggggaggattgttgggattcaatcaaattcgaaagatttggtaaagatcatagcCTTagaaaggatgtaggatatcttcATTAGCATGAGGTCTTTTGAGAAGAGcttaagagcaaagtcatgagggtctaggtccaaagtggacaatatcatactattgtggagatatgtaaACAACCTTTTGCACAACAACTACTATTACATTTGTCTCTACTACCAAAATCATCCTTCAAGAACTTAGAGAATGCGGGTGGGAAGAATTTTTTCATGAAGTGAAAGTGTTTTGTTCGAGAAACGATATTGATGTGCCTGACCTTGATTATCTATATAAGATCGGTTGTTCTCGTCAGCAAACTACAGTCGAGCATCATTACCACTTTGATGTTTTTAATATAGCAATAGATTTCATCTTGGAGTTAAATACTCGGTTCAATGAGTCATCTGTGGAACTTCTTTCTCTTAGTATAGCTTTAGATCCGAAAAATTTATTTGACTCAATTAACAGTGATGATATTTGTAAACTTGAAAAGAAGTTTTATCATGAAGATTTCACAAATCAAGACACTATTGCTTTGGAATATGAATTggtatattttaaacttaatgtgATGTAAAATTTGAAGGTTTCTATACTTGTTGAGTTATGTCAGCAATAGACTAAGAGTGGGCGGTCAAAGGTTTACATTATGTTGACTAGATTGATTAATCTTGTTTTGACGTTACATGTTTCTACCGTCACTACTGAGCGAGCCTTTTCAGCAATAAAGCATATGAAGATGACACTTCGTAATAAAATGGAGGATGCTTTTCTTGAAGATTGTTTGACACTTTATATTGAACGAGATTTAGTTAAAGATATAGATGTAGATTTTATTATagatgaattttatattttaaaatcttgtAGGACACAACTTTATTGAACAGTAtaatgtaataattttttttgttatatatctatgtaatttattatattaaatttaagCTCCTCCTAATTCTAATTCTTGTATCCGTCCCTGTCTGATACCCCATCAAATCCTTTGTAAAGGGAGTTAAATCCCCCGATTCCTCCTCGGCGAGCCTTGTTACGTGCCTTTGTTGTGCCCTTTTAGATTCGAGTCAAACTTGCCTTTCCCTATGCCTTGAATCCTTCGGAGTCTATGGTCCTCTACCATAtcacaatttaattttttttatagagattgtttaaatttatttattaaaaatcaaaCTTGCCTTCCCCTTTGCATTGAATCCTTTGGAGTCTACAGTAAGCTACTAtctcttagtttatttttttcatcgagattgtttaaatttatttattaaaaatcttagGCACGAATACTATATTAAGTTCAACTAACAAAGTAAATTATAaaatttgtattttttattttaaatatatttatgaataatttaaaattatgaagTTTTATAAATTACTACATTTGTTCATAAATTTAATCCATAAATGCTAATAAATTAAGTTCAttattgttcaaatttatttgtatagtatatttttttattattgatgaatataaataaattttaaataagaaaCAAATTTTAAAGCTGAATTTACTTTTACATTTTGaggtaattttttaaatattttttaatttatggaAATGATTTTACCAGTTGAATAAGCGCATTAAGTTGATAGTTGGAGTACGCTGCATCTGCTGCCGGTCATTTTACTGCCAACAGTgaagttttttaattaaatgagagGAAATTGAACACGTGGCACGTCCTCGTCCGCATCCTCAGCTACCTCCATTCTGTTCCCGCCCTTTTAAAGTGCGCATGCCCTTCTGGAACTTCATCGGCGTCTTTCTACAGGAAGCTAAAACTCGGCCACATGAGCTCCGCCGCTGCCGCCTCGCCGCCGCACGTGGCTTTCATAGCCTTCCCCTTCGCTTCCCACCCCCTCACGCTCTTCCCCATCGCCCGAGCCGTAGCCGCAGCCGCCCCCTCCGCCGTCGTCTCTTTCCTGGCCACCCAACGCGCCCTCTCCTCCCTTCCATCCGGTGGCGGCGACACCCCCAACCTCCGCTACGTCGCCGTCGCCGACGGCATTCCCACGGACGCCGCCTCCCCGCCGCCCAAGGACATCCTGCACCTCATCAAGTTATTCCTCTCCTCGACGCCCGGTAATCTGAAGCAGGGCATCGCCGCGGCGGCCGAGGCTGCCGGCGGGGTTCCGGTGAGCTGCATTTCCAGCGACGCCTTCATGTGGATGTCCTCCGACGTGGCGGAGGAGCTGGCGGTGCCGTGGATCCCACTGCGTACCGGAAGCACTCCTGCCTTTTCCGCCCATCTCCACACCGACCTGCTCCGTCAGAAGTTCGGCGTCGAAGGCGCCGGCGGCTGCGAGGAGGAGCTCCTCGCGTTCATCCCCGGCCTTGAAGTGCAACGCGTTCGCGACCTCCCAGAAGGAATCGTCGCCGGCGACATCGACTCCCCCTTCTCCGTCCTCTCCTACCGCATGGCCCAAAAGATTCCCGAAGCAGCCGCCGTCGGTCTCAATACCTTCGAAGGCCTCAATCCGGCGATCGAGGCCAGTTTAGCTTCCACGTTCCCCAGGTACCTCCCGATCGGCCCATTCCACTTCCTATTCCCGCCGTCCACGGTGGCGGCGGACCCCAATGGCTGTCTCCCCTGGCTCGACCGCCAAGCCCCTGCTTCCGTCGTCTACGTGAGCTTCGGCTCCATCTTTACCCCGCCACCGGAGGAGCTCGGCGAGCTAGCGGAGGGCCTCGCCGCCAGCGGCGCGCCATTCATATGGTCTCTCAAAGAGGCGGCGCAGCAATTCCTACCGGCAGGGTTCCTGGCGCGGACGGCAGGGCAGGGGATGGTGGTGGGGTGGGCGCCGCAGCGGGAGGTGCTGAGCCACGCGGCGGTGGGCGGATTCCTGACGCACTCTGGGTGGAACTCTGCGATCGAGGGGATCTCTGCCGGCGTGCCGATGCTGTGCCGGCCGATCTTCGCCGACCAGTTCATGAACCAGCGTTCGATGGCGCTAGAGTGGGGGAACGGCACGGGGTTCGAGGGGGTGGCGATGAGCAAAGAGGGAGTGGTGCGGGCGCTGGACTCGCTGCTGAAGGGGGAGGAAGGCGAGAAGCTGAGGGCGCGGGCGAAGGAACTGAAGGAGGCAGCCATAGCGGCGGTGGCTCCCGGCGGAAGCTCCAGGGAGAACTTCGATACCTTGCTCAGGTTGATGCTCACAactcaaaaattaaataattaatattcgTACTGTTGTGCTACTTTAAATTATCTCTACGCTTTCAAATGGGAACTTTGTTTACTATCAAGGATGGATCATGGACTGCTCCAATGAGCTGGACGACCACGTGACCGCAAGCTTATCTTGtttagaataataataataataaattatttgttTCACAGTGGATGACAGACCATCAAAACTAAGAGGCCTTATTTAAGTCACAGTCAATTCCCACTGGAAAGTTACTCCCAAGTCAGCTCAGTTTACGGATCAAATGATGAATCATTTCCATTATTTAGAGCAACTACAATGCCATTAAAACATCACGCGTTaatgataatattttattatatatatatactttttgtAATTTGTAGTATTAACGTGTTCAATAAATTGAACGTGTTAATGCTACAATATATCTATAGTATTTTTATAATAGCTCCACGTAGACATTAACGTTGTGACATTAACAGCGTTATAAATGCTCTTATGAAAAAAGTGGGAGTCATCATTATCAATCAATAGTAAAGGTGGTTCATTCTTTGATTCGGATTTAGATTTTAAGATTTAGGAGTAatatgaatgttttatttttaattaatattatattaacacaacattttaattttttttatcaatattaataatagcGTGTATTATAGAGTAATTACGTAACTATCCCagtataaaattttatttctggttgaacaatattatattatagtaattgtaaaggtatttttatttttaacattGTATTAtaattgtatttttatttctaccATTGTATGTAAAAATTACGATACCTTAGTGGTTATAATTGTACAGTTATATACTTGTAATCTTACTATTTTAATCGTACTATTtgattaactaattaattttgatctcaaaataaattttttttaatctcgtATTTTAGAATTGATAATACTAcgaatagagaaatttttataaatattttgaattagaaacttttataaatattttgaatCGGTGAGGCTTAAAaagtatatttttcttaaatttttgattaaaattaaatatgatatttaattaattttttataaaggaGAGTTCGTTATAGTAGTAAACTATTGGGATTCTCGAGTGTCACTTTACTATTGTACTATTGTATAGGTTTAGCATATCTTTACCAAATTTATGGGTgaatttttatcaaatttatgGACGATCTTTTGGCTAAAATTAAATGAAGTATTTATTTTTATCagtttaatatttgatataaaatattaaattaattttttatgaagaaaAGTATTAATACTGGTTCATGTATTATTTTACACACAATCAACCACGTATAGTTTTGATAGGGCAGGTGTCccaccttaattttttttaaatacctCTCGAGATGtatgaaattataaaaatattaaaattttatcccactaaaaaaaataaaaataaaagtaatacttataaattaaaattattttttataagataATTTTTCTCTCCTTATATCTCTGTACTATTTCATTTGTTATAAGGTGCCTAACTTACTTAACGTGTGTGCACGATCTCTAGGAGTTATTATAAATGTGTAAGACAGTAAGAGTTACAGTTGCTAAAAAACTGCTAAACAACGTTAAAAATAATGACCATTTTAAAGAGTAAaatatatattgacaagataagctgtttttataataaataaaagagaaaTACCTTTATATGATCTCgccctttttatttttataaaaacaaTTGGTTAAAAATCAAAAGGGTTTACTAATTatgagaattttcaaaaaaaaaaaatctttcattaagaaaattaaaaggacaccagcatattttttctatttaaaaatattttattttagtgctataatatattaatatattatttccttttttaattcaatttgattaaaAATATAAAGGATTTTATATATGAAAAATTACTTAAGTATAATTAAAATACTTTCAAGCCACTAATTTGCTAGTGTAGATAATAAAGACCAGCCATTTAATAGTTATTACAATAATACCAATCATTAatgttataataattattaaataactggtataataattttatcacgaattgattttttaaaaacaatttttgataaattttaaatattttaaattaaattaatacaaaaaaaatattGTATAACCAAATTAAATTGATACATTTCAACACTagaatgaaaatatttttatacgaGAAATATGCTGGATGactttttgatatatttttttttaaggggCAATTCTCAAAAGGAATTAACTTTCTCTTGAATGGCTCGCAGTGTAAAATGTCTTAATTCTCTTATTTTACCCTGATAAagttatatttataaataaaagtTACAATTTGCCTCCAAGTTGAAAACACGAACAGTACAAAGCATCATCTACCTGGTAATTGGAAAGCTTCCAACAAAACAACCCTACTCGTTCATCTTCTTATTAGAATTGAAATCTAAGCATAGCAACTTGTACCTCTGTCATGGGTCAATACAAAGACTAGTCACATTCGACAATTTACATGAAAAATTAGACCCGAGAAATATACAAACATAGGCACACGCGCATCTTATAAACATTTGACATAAATTAGAAGGGAAGGATTTTTGGCTCAAGTTCCTTTCCTCTATACCTCTTCCTCCATCGCTTGGTTGTTGCTCTTGATGATGTTGTATTTGCACAAGGGGCAAGTGGCATTGATGTGTAGCCATTTGTCGACGCAATGGCGGTGAAAGTGGTGCCTGCAAGGAAGCTCTCTCAGCTCGTCTCCATCATTGTAGGGCAAAAGGCAGATGCAGCACTCCTGCAAGAACAACAGTTAGCGGATAGGCGAGAACACTGAGCAGCAATTTGCATGGTTACTGATCTTTAGTGGGTTCAAAGGAACAGTTTTAAGAGAATTTGAAAGGAAAGCATGCGAGAAAATATGATTTTCAGATTGTATATGTTCGATTGGTCAAATATAAATAGGTTCAGCTTCAATATAATTTGCAAAAAGTTGAGGGTGAGACTAACTTAACAATTCAGAAAAGCCAACCAACACAAAACACATAAATCATTTACCCAAAGTAATCCTGAACAACTCTAGATTTCAATATTGCATTGAAAACATGGGAGAATTTGCAACAAATGTTGCTAACTTCTCTATCATGCTTGAACAGGTTTCCGGATTAGACTGATCAAATTTAGATGGGTTGGAGTCGTAATTTCAGCATAGacccaaccaaactctaagtcttGGGACAATTGAGAGGAAAGTGGAAAAGTGAAGGATAAAGATGAACGAAATAGAAAGAGAAGATAGAATGCAAATGAATTGCAGGGCCCTGGTCCCCACAATCAAACAAACCATTAACTGCAATGAGACATCGATGAAGAAGACTTACTGCATCCTCTGGGGATATAACATGCCCAACAGGAGAATCGGTGCCACATTCGATCATCATTCCACATACAGTTCTTGCTAATCCAGCGCTTATATTTTCCGAGTTTTTTTCCGAGTTGCCTGCCCTTTGGAATCTGTATTTGGGAAGTTGGTAGATATCTTCATCAGATGCACCTTCTTGCTTCAAAAAGGAGAAAAAATATACTAATGAGTAGTTTGGAACAGGGAGTCTCAAATAATTCAGAAGATACATAACTCGCAATTCAATAAGTTTACGAAAACTGCAACCTATATGTGTTATGCACACATCACCTTACTTGAATTAGCCAAAACACGCTTCTTTATGTTTGATCTTCACAATTAACCTAAAATCTTTGGACTCAAGAGAGCTCTTTGATAGAATCAATTGGACAATACACTGGCAAATTGTTGTGTTCAGCATTCGAGAAACTGTGCTGATCTTGCTCATATTAGCTAGAAGAATGTCTTTGTTTAATCAAAACATTAAAGTGAAAAGGAAGCATGATGACAGAGGAACAGAAAACAACCAAGAATGAATTGCATTTGCCATTATTGAACACAAAAAGCTACCCACTTGAAAACAAAAACTACTTCTGATGTTAATATATTAACCTAGAATAGCTTGTCATTGTTTGAGATACCTGATCTGCAACAGCATAAAGAATTGCAATGATACAAGGTAGGCAACAGCAAACAGCTAGGCCAATGACACATGCCAGAGCAACACAAAAGAGGACAAAGAACACATCGAATGCCAGGAAAACTATGCAAAGCCTGAGAAACACGTCCAGAAGGACAAAAAATGTAAGTCAGAAGCATTTGTATAGTGACCAAATAGTCTAGATATAGGGAATAACCAGTATAGTTGTGGTGCATCCCGTGTCAAAGCTTGGCCTCCAGCTGATACCCAGTAAAATCCAAGGATCCACCATATGAAAGAAAAGAAAGTATTTGTGGACTCCAGATATTTAGCAACACTACAAAGAAAAAGATGATATAAGTAAAATCAATATACAAACCCCAAGACCTAAAACTAGGTCATaagaaacatcagaatagaagCATTATAAGAACTAGGTAAAGAATTTTTGTCATAGTCAATATGGATACTAAACATTGACATCTCAGTAAAATGATGTGGGTTCTTGATCAACTTGGCATCAATGTGCCAAAGCACTAGGTGCTTCAAGGCACCAATGTCCTTGTGTTGTGGGAGTCGCTAGGATCAAGCTTAGCTGTTTGCCTGAGTGAAGCAAGGTGCTTATATTATATCTATAAAATACATTAAGATTTGTTCATTTAATGGAAAGAATGGAAAATTTGAGTTTATATAAATGCAACAATTAACTACATAAATCATACAGAAGCTATGTCAAAAGTTTCAATACATCATTTAAGTGTTTTAATCAAGTACATTTGTCAATTTTTTTACAACAGCAAAAGTATGCTAATTAAGCACCTAGCCaacatttgtaataaaaaatagtgtttagttaattttcatttctttttcttcccctttattctcttttctttctcccttttGTATTTCTTCCTCCCTTCATTGTTATTCTTGAATTTTACCATCATTCCTAGAATTGGCAGCACATCCAGggagaaagagagaggaagaaggaaaagaagatataaaggaggaagaagatggaagagaaagaaagaggaatGAAATCGAGAGAGAAAAGGAGGCAGTGGACAGCTATGTAAAGGGTTCTAAATGAAGAAGATGTTCATGAAAAAGCACAATACTCGGCTTGATAAAAGTTattttatgttcgttcaatatttAAAAGTAAATAGAGAAACAACGATACTTGTTTAGCAGAAGACACTGAAACAAAATGCAGTCAAAGGTTAAGATCTGATTGCAAAGCAAAAGGCCAGACCTAACAGAAGATTTCTAAACAATTCCCAAAAGAGATCATGTGACAAATTTTAACTTCTAAGCTAAAAATCCTAAACAGTTTAACATCAGGAGAACACATAATGCAACCAAGAAATACCACTAAATCTCTACATCTATCTATCAATACCATTAAGCACAATCAATGACAATGTGTACATCAGTATCTTGAATCTggattttatttatttgatatataGTTTGTTTATAAGCTTGCATTGAGATTGTCTGTGAGGAAGAGCTTCCGACTTTACTAAGTTGAGCTCACTGAGAGCTTGACGAAGTGTATAATAAACAAGCACACAAGTTATCCAGCCTGAATTGCGAGGTAAAGCTCAACaagattctttttttttcttctaaattttCACAGCATACGAGCGTGAAGATGGTTGGTATTGATTAAGCTACTCATTGCCGGGAGTAAAATCATCATCATAGTAGAGTAATAGATAAGCACAGGAACAAATCTTATGATAAACCCTAACAGACAACACAATTAGGGAAGTTGAATCAGTCTTTTTCTTACCTTTTGGCGCCCTCATTCTGACTCTGGTGAACATTGAAACCCCTTGCTTCCACCACCTCCCTAGAAGGAGTCAGAGACAAATTCCACCAACTCCACCCGCCTCTTTCCTCTACGTCCCGCAGCAGACGCCTCCGCCGGAACTGAACGCAGACGAAGACGATGTGGAACACGCACTGGAGAGCGTACCCGCCAATCCACAGCCTCAGCGGCATCGACGGGGCCTCATCCCGGCTCAGGGCCAGGACCCCGGCCGCCGAAGCCACAAACACCACGTTCCAAAGGATATCAAGAAGCACGACGGGGCGGGAGTAGGCCCACCCGCTCTGCCGCTCCTCCAGTTGCTCCGCCGCAGACTCCCGCACCAACAGCGACGGCTCCCGCATTGCGCGCCGGTTGCCAGCGCGGCGGAG is a window encoding:
- the LOC121982483 gene encoding E3 ubiquitin-protein ligase At1g12760-like, encoding MFWLSSFDRVLVGGADAIDPFPLVAAGGDQGRSGGGGLRRSRFNGAAWLLRRAGNRRAMREPSLLVRESAAEQLEERQSGWAYSRPVVLLDILWNVVFVASAAGVLALSRDEAPSMPLRLWIGGYALQCVFHIVFVCVQFRRRRLLRDVEERGGWSWWNLSLTPSREVVEARGFNVHQSQNEGAKSVAKYLESTNTFFSFIWWILGFYWVSAGGQALTRDAPQLYWLCIVFLAFDVFFVLFCVALACVIGLAVCCCLPCIIAILYAVADQQEGASDEDIYQLPKYRFQRAGNSEKNSENISAGLARTVCGMMIECGTDSPVGHVISPEDAECCICLLPYNDGDELRELPCRHHFHRHCVDKWLHINATCPLCKYNIIKSNNQAMEEEV
- the LOC121980188 gene encoding myricetin 3-O-rhamnosyltransferase UGT77B2-like, whose protein sequence is MSSAAAASPPHVAFIAFPFASHPLTLFPIARAVAAAAPSAVVSFLATQRALSSLPSGGGDTPNLRYVAVADGIPTDAASPPPKDILHLIKLFLSSTPGNLKQGIAAAAEAAGGVPVSCISSDAFMWMSSDVAEELAVPWIPLRTGSTPAFSAHLHTDLLRQKFGVEGAGGCEEELLAFIPGLEVQRVRDLPEGIVAGDIDSPFSVLSYRMAQKIPEAAAVGLNTFEGLNPAIEASLASTFPRYLPIGPFHFLFPPSTVAADPNGCLPWLDRQAPASVVYVSFGSIFTPPPEELGELAEGLAASGAPFIWSLKEAAQQFLPAGFLARTAGQGMVVGWAPQREVLSHAAVGGFLTHSGWNSAIEGISAGVPMLCRPIFADQFMNQRSMALEWGNGTGFEGVAMSKEGVVRALDSLLKGEEGEKLRARAKELKEAAIAAVAPGGSSRENFDTLLRLMLTTQKLNN